CGTTGTTCGGCGGGATTGACGCTGCTGCCGCCTCTCCTCTTCCCGCGCCACGGGCCGAACCcggagtagtagtagtagtagaagTTGGCGCCGACTGCTTCGGCGGATTTCTTCTTCCGGCTTTTGGAATCGGCCCGGGCGGACGAGGAAGCacttttgctgctgctgctgccgccgccgccggaggcgTAGCTGGTGCTGTAGGAGCGGAGCTGGGTGAGGTGGTAGTGGCAGAGAGAGTGGGGTTGGTGGGCGGGCCGCTTGCAGTGCCAGCCCTTGCCGTCGCTCTTCTTGCAGGTCGCGACAGACTGCCCCGACCCCGACGCCACCACCGCATTACTGCTCGCCCAGCcgatctccttctccttctgcatcttcttcttctttgtcacCTTCTTCTTATCCTCACTCTTCTTCTTATCCTTCtctactactgctgctgctggatACTCGTCCATTGTatcatcctcttcttcttcttcctcctcctcctccgctttTGCGTTCGCCATGGGTGGTTCGTCGTCGAATCCTTCGTACTATATACGAAGACGGAGAAGAAGCGATTGGGGATGATGATAGTaaggagagaaaggaaagagagaaaggaaatagtgggaagaagaagggaggagCAGTAAATAGCAGCAGTGGGAGGCCCGATTGATCGAGATTCGGGAAACGACCCGATCTAGGGTTTCCGCTTTGCTTTTTTGCTTTATTCCCAAAAAAACCCCCAAACCCTAGCGCGCCCCCACACGAGCAAAATTGCGAGGAAGCGAAAGCGAAGCAGAAGCATCCGATCCGGGATCGGGTCGCCTCGTCTGAGAAATTCCTAGCACTACGATCTCCTTTTAGGGATTCCGATTTTAGGGCTCGCGACGAAACCCTAATACAGTGGGCGAGGGGCGAAGCATTCGAGTATGGAAACCCTGGGttgcaaataaaccctagattctagaaGCTTCGGAGGTGATTGCTAAGTGAAGGGGGAGTATAATGGGGGGGGGAGGCGCTGACCTGGGGatcggcgtcgtcgtcgtcgtcgagaTCGGGGATGAGATCCCACGGGGAGCGGTTGAGCTCGCAGAGGACCCCCGCGacccacggcggcggcggcggcggcggcggcagcggcgacggcggaggcggcggcggcgcccactGGTGGGATGATTGGGGCGGCGAGGGGTACACCGCCGCAGCCGAGCCCACAAGCTTCGAGGCGCACCTCCGGATCCGCATGGCTCGGAGCAGAGGGAACGCGGGAGGAAGAGGACGGAGCTGGGAGGGGGGACGAGGAGGTACggatttagggttagggttagggttagggtttggggtcGGGGATCTTCGGGGTGAGGGAGCGGGACGAAGGAATGGGGGCGAAGGCTTtcgctctctttttttcctctctctctctctctctttttttctaatttttatttttaattttggtggCGTCTGAGGCTCCGCCTCGCTATATACGGCTTTTATCGTAGGGGtttggaattttattttatatactttaCCAAAACGGGCTCAGTTACGACGAAAACCACGGAAATGCCCCTGCTCACGCGCCTCGAATCGGGCGTTGGTGGAGGGAGTGGTCTTTTTTGATTCGTGCAACGGCTACAAACACTGACGTGTGGGTCCCCCCTCGCTGCAGGTCCCACGTGTCAGATTCTGGTGCGATCGTGATATGCAACGGTTACACCCGAACACCCTTTTCCCTGAACGTTGGGGGCAACATCGAACGGCCACTGTGCAGGTGAGGGGTTTGGTAAGAAGAGATCGAGTTTCGGATTAGTTATTATTTAGATTCTCTTTAAGCTGTAATATAATTTGGAAATTGTGAGATTTTGCGGCTGTTTAATTATTACATCTTAACTTAATTAGCACCTGTTTTGCCATCTTGAAACTTAGTGTTATTTATATAGGTTAATTACATACAGTTTTATGTGAACATATCGAACAGCAAataaatttgtacaaaaaataaattttcatatctatctctACAAAAGTCGTAacgtttttaaatataattaaccataagtaaaatacttaatcctgtTTACTAGTGAATAaggtaaattgatctttttactcctcttatattattggattaatttcatacaggtccctacaaatatagtaaattatgaatatatttttacaaatttcaacttttatacGTTGTCCTTATAAAACTCTTAATGTTTTTAATTATGTCTCTCTGGTTTGATACATTTAAAGcactatttattttacaaataaaataatttttttgccatcacaaatgtGTTTCTCTAAAAGTCGCAACCGTTAATTGAAGAGGGATAAAAAGGTtaattcatctcattaactaactaaagttaagtattttatctatggttaattaatttttttccaacAGATGCTTAGGCAGGGACatgtttgaaaatatcaggGCTTTTACagagacaacatatgaaagttgaactttatagggatatgtttataattcactatattgtagggacctgtatgcaattaatcctatattatttgtgattgtgaaaaggaagaaaataacCGT
This genomic interval from Ananas comosus cultivar F153 linkage group 8, ASM154086v1, whole genome shotgun sequence contains the following:
- the LOC109713735 gene encoding zinc finger CCCH domain-containing protein 4-like is translated as MRIRRCASKLVGSAAAVYPSPPQSSHQWAPPPPPPSPLPPPPPPPPWVAGVLCELNRSPWDLIPDLDDDDDADPQYEGFDDEPPMANAKAEEEEEEEEEDDTMDEYPAAAVVEKDKKKSEDKKKVTKKKKMQKEKEIGWASSNAVVASGSGQSVATCKKSDGKGWHCKRPAHQPHSLCHYHLTQLRSYSTSYASGGGGSSSSKSASSSARADSKSRKKKSAEAVGANFYYYYYSGFGPWRGKRRGGSSVNPAEQRHREGAAAEGEEEEREDDEDDDECDEGGRNNTRDQRDNDNSPVAGGDEESIDNGDDSDGDDDDDNGFEKRRRNYRKRGRKPVKARSLKSLL